A DNA window from Streptomyces bacillaris contains the following coding sequences:
- a CDS encoding MFS transporter, translating to MPLALLALAIGAFGIGTTEFVIMGLLPEVAADFQVSIPTAGFLVTGYALGVVLGAPLMTLLGTRVTRKRMLMLLMGLFIVGNLVSALAPVFGVMLAGRVVASLAHGAFFGIGSVVAADLVAPQKKAGAIAMMFTGLTVANVVGVPLGTYIGQSAGWRTTFLVVAFLGVIGLLGVARLVPEQPRPEGVRIRHELAAFRNVQVLLAMAMTVLGFGGVFAAITYITPMMTGTAGYAPSSVTWLLVLFGLGMVGGNLIGGRFADRRLMPMLYVSLGALALVLGLFTVTAHNKAAAAVTIALIGALGFATVPPLQKRVLDQAAGAPTLASAVNIGAFNLGNALAAWLGGLAIAAGLGYTAPNWVGAALAASALVLAVVSGLLERRTSAGAGRIVAGSSPEPVAVTARH from the coding sequence ATGCCGCTCGCGCTCCTCGCCCTGGCCATCGGGGCATTCGGGATCGGAACGACGGAGTTCGTGATCATGGGGTTGCTCCCCGAGGTTGCCGCGGACTTCCAGGTCTCGATCCCGACCGCAGGCTTCCTGGTGACCGGCTATGCACTCGGGGTCGTCCTCGGTGCCCCGCTGATGACGCTCCTGGGCACCCGGGTGACCCGTAAGCGGATGCTGATGCTCCTGATGGGGCTGTTCATCGTGGGCAACCTGGTCTCCGCCCTGGCGCCCGTCTTCGGCGTCATGCTCGCCGGCCGGGTGGTCGCCTCCCTCGCCCACGGTGCCTTCTTCGGCATCGGCTCGGTGGTCGCGGCCGATCTGGTGGCCCCGCAGAAGAAGGCCGGGGCGATCGCGATGATGTTCACCGGGCTCACCGTCGCCAATGTCGTCGGCGTCCCGCTCGGCACCTACATCGGCCAGTCCGCCGGCTGGCGGACCACGTTCCTCGTCGTCGCCTTCCTCGGGGTGATCGGTCTCCTCGGAGTCGCCCGGCTCGTCCCCGAGCAGCCCCGTCCCGAAGGCGTACGCATCCGCCACGAGCTGGCCGCGTTCCGCAATGTCCAGGTCCTGCTCGCGATGGCCATGACCGTCCTGGGCTTCGGCGGAGTCTTCGCCGCGATCACCTACATCACCCCGATGATGACCGGTACCGCCGGGTACGCGCCCTCCTCCGTCACCTGGCTGCTGGTCCTCTTCGGCCTCGGCATGGTCGGCGGCAACCTGATCGGCGGCCGGTTCGCCGACCGCCGTCTGATGCCGATGCTGTACGTCTCCCTCGGCGCGCTCGCCCTCGTCCTCGGGCTGTTCACCGTGACCGCCCACAACAAGGCCGCAGCGGCCGTCACCATCGCCCTCATCGGCGCCCTGGGCTTCGCGACCGTCCCCCCGCTGCAGAAGCGGGTCCTCGACCAGGCGGCCGGGGCCCCCACCCTGGCCTCCGCGGTCAATATCGGGGCCTTCAACCTCGGCAACGCCCTCGCCGCCTGGCTCGGCGGCCTGGCGATCGCCGCCGGTCTCGGCTACACCGCCCCCAACTGGGTCGGCGCCGCCCTCGCCGCGTCCGCCCTGGTCCTGGCCGTGGTCTCCGGCCTGCTGGAGCGCCGTACGTCCGCCGGAGCGGGCCGGATCGTCGCCGGGAGCAGCCCCGAGCCGGTCGCCGTCACGGCCCGCCACTGA
- a CDS encoding MarR family winged helix-turn-helix transcriptional regulator, whose product MTATDPALTALSQRWCALSLLHGKIEARVERALQSGHGLSVREYSLLDVLSRQHSGPGGHLQMKQVADAVVLSQSATTRLVTRLEDRGLLTRYLCDTDRRGIYTDVTEAGLALLAEARPTNDGALRAALDEASENPELAPLVQAVEELKVTA is encoded by the coding sequence ATGACCGCGACCGACCCGGCCCTGACGGCCCTCTCCCAGAGGTGGTGCGCCCTCTCGCTGCTCCACGGGAAGATCGAGGCCCGCGTCGAGCGCGCCCTCCAGTCGGGGCACGGGCTCAGCGTCCGCGAGTACTCGCTGCTCGATGTGTTGAGCCGGCAGCACAGCGGCCCCGGCGGCCATCTCCAGATGAAGCAGGTGGCCGACGCCGTGGTGCTCAGCCAGAGCGCGACCACCCGGCTGGTCACACGGCTGGAGGACCGGGGACTGCTGACGCGGTATCTGTGCGACACCGACCGCCGGGGCATCTACACCGATGTCACCGAGGCCGGCCTCGCCCTGCTCGCCGAGGCCCGGCCAACCAACGACGGCGCCCTGCGGGCCGCGCTCGACGAGGCGTCGGAGAACCCCGAACTCGCGCCCCTGGTCCAAGCGGTCGAGGAGCTGAAGGTCACAGCCTGA
- a CDS encoding GNAT family N-acetyltransferase: MSDLEIRPVAETDLDAVVGMLADDPLGAQRESPDDLTPYRAALRRLADDPNQHVVVAVREGRVVGTLQLTVIPGLSRRGATRSIIEAVRVHADERGSGLGTQLIQWAVDESRRQDCQLVQLTSDATRQDAHRFYERLGFTASHVGFKLVL; encoded by the coding sequence ATGAGTGATCTTGAGATACGCCCCGTGGCCGAGACCGACCTCGATGCCGTGGTCGGCATGCTGGCCGACGACCCGCTCGGCGCCCAGCGCGAATCACCGGACGACCTCACCCCGTACCGCGCGGCGCTCCGGCGACTGGCCGACGACCCCAACCAGCACGTCGTCGTCGCCGTCCGCGAGGGCCGGGTGGTCGGGACCCTCCAGCTGACCGTGATCCCCGGCCTCTCCCGCCGCGGGGCCACCCGCTCGATCATCGAGGCCGTCCGCGTCCACGCCGATGAGCGGGGCAGTGGGCTCGGTACCCAGCTGATCCAGTGGGCCGTCGACGAATCCCGCCGTCAGGACTGCCAGTTGGTGCAGCTGACCTCGGACGCCACCCGCCAGGACGCGCACCGGTTCTACGAGCGGCTCGGCTTCACGGCCAGCCATGTGGGCTTCAAGCTCGTTCTCTGA
- a CDS encoding serine hydrolase domain-containing protein, with protein MTSPSEELLPTTRRSLVHRLATAQREGRAPSLAAAVRRGGRIVWSGGRTGLEGQAADADTQYRIGSITKTFTAVLVLRLRDEGLIDLGDQLEKHLPGSGAGGATIFQLLGHSAGLSAEAPAPWWERTPGTLRPKLADVLGEQPQLYPAGHRFHYSNPGYTLLGSLVEAVRGVSWEEALRREILEPLGMDRTTYGPTAPYAEGWAVHPWADVVVSEPAEDLGLMAPAGQLWSTAADLLRFAAFLVEGDDRVLSAASVREMRTPASPVADPGGNGYGLGLQIVKTDSRVLFGHAGSLPGFVAGLWFSVDDDVAAVALANATSGLPAATVAAELLTIVADAEPRIPEPWRPLPEADAELVALTGIWHWGTHTFTLKLTEGRGLELRPLGSKGRGAFFTARPDGTWTGLDDYYAGETLRVVRREDGSVDHLDLGSFAFTREPYDADADVPGGLDPAGWRGIGG; from the coding sequence ATGACTTCTCCCAGTGAAGAACTGCTTCCCACGACCCGGCGTTCCCTCGTCCACCGCCTCGCCACCGCCCAGCGGGAGGGCCGGGCACCCTCGCTCGCGGCCGCCGTGCGGCGGGGCGGCCGGATCGTCTGGAGTGGGGGGCGTACGGGCCTGGAGGGGCAGGCCGCCGATGCCGATACGCAGTACCGGATCGGCTCGATCACCAAGACGTTCACCGCGGTGCTGGTCCTGCGACTGCGAGACGAGGGGCTGATCGACCTGGGCGATCAGCTGGAGAAGCACCTTCCCGGCTCCGGTGCTGGCGGCGCGACCATCTTCCAACTGCTCGGCCACAGCGCGGGGCTGAGCGCCGAGGCGCCCGCCCCCTGGTGGGAGCGGACCCCGGGGACCCTGCGGCCCAAGCTCGCCGATGTGCTCGGCGAGCAACCGCAGCTCTATCCGGCGGGTCACCGCTTCCACTACTCCAACCCGGGCTACACCCTGCTCGGTTCGCTGGTCGAAGCGGTGCGGGGGGTCTCCTGGGAGGAGGCGCTGCGCCGCGAGATCCTGGAGCCGCTGGGCATGGACCGTACGACCTACGGGCCGACCGCTCCGTACGCGGAGGGCTGGGCCGTCCACCCCTGGGCCGATGTGGTGGTGAGCGAGCCCGCCGAGGACCTCGGGCTGATGGCGCCCGCCGGTCAGCTCTGGTCGACCGCGGCCGATCTGCTGCGGTTCGCCGCCTTCCTGGTCGAGGGCGACGACCGGGTGCTGTCGGCCGCGTCCGTACGGGAGATGAGGACGCCCGCCTCGCCCGTCGCCGACCCCGGGGGCAACGGCTACGGCCTCGGCCTCCAGATCGTGAAGACCGACAGCCGCGTCCTCTTCGGGCACGCGGGCTCGCTGCCCGGCTTCGTCGCGGGCCTCTGGTTCAGCGTGGACGACGACGTCGCCGCGGTCGCCCTGGCCAACGCCACCTCGGGGCTGCCCGCCGCCACGGTGGCCGCCGAGCTTCTGACCATCGTCGCGGATGCTGAGCCGCGGATCCCTGAGCCCTGGCGCCCGCTGCCGGAGGCGGACGCGGAGCTGGTGGCCCTGACCGGGATCTGGCACTGGGGGACCCACACGTTCACGCTGAAGCTGACCGAGGGCCGGGGCCTCGAGCTGAGGCCGCTGGGCTCCAAGGGGCGCGGAGCGTTCTTCACGGCCCGGCCGGACGGCACCTGGACGGGGCTGGACGACTACTACGCGGGCGAGACCCTCCGCGTGGTACGCCGGGAGGACGGCTCGGTCGACCATCTCGACCTCGGCTCGTTCGCCTTCACCCGTGAGCCCTATGACGCGGACGCGGACGTCCCCGGCGGGCTGGACCCGGCGGGCTGGCGGGGGATCGGCGGCTGA
- a CDS encoding dihydrofolate reductase family protein yields MRKLTYFIACSIDGFIGDPKGDATTMMSFVDEEFLAYLKEEYPETISAEGRGLLGLGDLEHRRFDTVIQGRGSYQLALDTDVTSPYGHMREFVASRSLTESPDPNVELISEDLVGRVRELKAEQGELGIWLCGGSQLAGELIDEIDELVIKTYPLVYGSGMPMFGSGFAADAFTLEGVRTFGNGVLVRTYNRKR; encoded by the coding sequence ATGCGCAAGCTCACGTACTTCATCGCCTGTTCGATCGACGGCTTCATAGGTGACCCGAAGGGCGATGCCACGACGATGATGTCCTTCGTCGACGAGGAGTTCCTCGCCTATCTCAAGGAGGAGTACCCGGAGACCATCTCGGCCGAGGGGCGCGGCCTGCTCGGGCTCGGTGATCTGGAGCACCGGCGGTTCGACACGGTGATCCAGGGGCGGGGCAGCTACCAACTGGCTCTGGACACCGATGTGACGAGCCCTTACGGCCATATGCGGGAGTTCGTCGCCTCCCGGAGCCTCACCGAGTCGCCGGACCCGAACGTCGAGCTGATCTCCGAGGACCTGGTCGGCCGCGTCAGGGAGCTGAAGGCGGAACAGGGTGAGCTGGGCATCTGGCTCTGCGGCGGGTCACAGCTGGCGGGGGAGCTGATCGACGAGATCGACGAGCTGGTGATCAAGACCTACCCGCTGGTGTACGGCTCCGGGATGCCGATGTTCGGGTCCGGGTTCGCCGCCGACGCGTTCACGCTGGAGGGGGTCCGCACCTTCGGGAACGGGGTTCTCGTACGGACGTACAACCGGAAGCGCTGA
- a CDS encoding TetR/AcrR family transcriptional regulator, with the protein MARNPERRVALTDAAIEVLAQEGARGLTFRAVDTRAGVPVGTASNYFSSRDDLFMQTGARIHSRMTPDPAQVEEAMLPAPSRALVAELMHWLVRRMTDDRTGYLALLELRLEATRRPELRAQLTTTVRTAFEESAAFHRDWNLPGDHTAFLVLYLAMTGVLLEHFTLPDMLGDTALEALVDAVVERIIPVG; encoded by the coding sequence ATGGCGAGAAACCCCGAGCGCAGGGTGGCGCTCACGGACGCGGCGATCGAGGTCCTGGCCCAGGAGGGCGCCCGCGGCCTCACCTTCCGTGCCGTGGACACCCGGGCCGGCGTGCCGGTGGGCACCGCGTCGAACTACTTCAGCAGCCGTGACGACCTGTTCATGCAGACGGGCGCCCGCATCCACAGCCGGATGACCCCGGACCCGGCCCAGGTCGAAGAGGCGATGCTCCCCGCCCCCTCCCGCGCCCTGGTCGCCGAGCTGATGCACTGGCTGGTCCGCCGCATGACCGACGACCGGACGGGCTACCTCGCCCTGCTGGAACTCCGCCTGGAGGCGACCCGCCGCCCGGAACTCCGGGCCCAGTTGACCACGACGGTCCGCACGGCCTTCGAGGAGAGCGCGGCCTTCCACCGCGACTGGAACCTCCCCGGCGACCACACCGCGTTCCTCGTCCTCTACCTGGCGATGACCGGCGTACTCCTGGAGCACTTCACCCTGCCGGACATGCTCGGCGACACCGCCCTGGAGGCGCTGGTGGACGCGGTCGTGGAACGGATCATCCCGGTCGGCTGA
- the dnaB gene encoding replicative DNA helicase, whose product MSIPEPLDDPWTETGPGDRLPVSRQRRGERKGSREDRHDRGSDGGWDSGWDGGGPAGFERVPPQDLDAEQSVLGGMLLSKDAIADVVEIIKGHDFYRPAHETVYTAILDLYAKGEPADPITVAAELVKRGEITKVGGAPYLHTLVQSVPTAANASFYAEIVHERAVLRRLVEAGTKITQMGYAADGDVDEIVNSAQAEIYAVTEQRTSEDYLPLGDIMEGALDEIEAIGSRSGEMTGVPTGFTDLDALTNGLHPGQMIVIAARPAMGKSTLALDFARAASIKNNLPSVIFSLEMGRNEIAMRLLSAEARVALHHMRSGTMTDEDWTRLARRMPEVSAAPLYIDDSPNLSMMEIRAKCRRLKQRNDIKLVIIDYLQLMQAGGSKRSESRQQEVSDMSRNLKLLAKELEVPVIALSQLNRGPEQRTDKKPMVSDLRESGSIEQDADMVILLHREDAYEKESPRAGEADIIVGKHRNGPTATITVAFQGHYSRFVDMAQT is encoded by the coding sequence GTGAGCATCCCCGAGCCTTTGGACGACCCCTGGACCGAGACCGGTCCCGGCGACCGTCTGCCTGTATCCCGCCAGCGCCGCGGAGAGCGCAAGGGCAGCCGCGAGGACCGGCACGACCGGGGCTCGGACGGCGGCTGGGACAGTGGCTGGGACGGCGGCGGCCCCGCCGGCTTCGAGCGGGTGCCTCCCCAGGACCTGGACGCGGAGCAGTCGGTCCTCGGCGGCATGCTGCTCTCCAAGGACGCCATCGCCGACGTCGTGGAGATCATCAAGGGCCACGACTTCTACCGCCCGGCGCACGAGACCGTCTACACCGCGATCCTCGACCTCTATGCCAAGGGCGAGCCGGCCGACCCGATCACGGTCGCCGCCGAGCTGGTCAAGCGCGGGGAGATCACCAAGGTCGGCGGAGCACCGTATCTGCACACCCTGGTGCAGTCCGTCCCGACCGCCGCCAACGCCTCGTTCTACGCGGAGATCGTCCACGAGCGCGCGGTCCTCCGGCGGCTCGTCGAGGCCGGCACGAAGATCACGCAAATGGGATACGCGGCCGACGGGGACGTCGACGAGATCGTCAACTCCGCCCAGGCCGAGATCTACGCGGTCACCGAGCAGCGCACCAGCGAGGACTACCTCCCCCTCGGCGACATCATGGAGGGCGCGCTCGACGAGATCGAGGCCATCGGTTCGCGCAGCGGCGAGATGACCGGTGTCCCGACGGGCTTCACGGACCTCGACGCCCTGACGAACGGCCTGCACCCCGGCCAGATGATCGTCATCGCGGCCCGCCCCGCCATGGGTAAGTCCACGCTGGCGCTGGACTTCGCCCGCGCGGCCTCGATCAAGAACAACCTGCCCAGCGTCATCTTCTCCCTGGAGATGGGGCGCAACGAGATCGCGATGCGTCTGCTCTCGGCCGAGGCGCGGGTGGCCCTGCACCACATGCGCTCCGGCACGATGACGGACGAGGACTGGACGCGGCTCGCGCGCCGGATGCCCGAGGTCTCGGCCGCCCCGCTCTACATCGACGACTCCCCCAACCTGTCGATGATGGAGATCCGCGCGAAGTGCCGTCGCCTCAAGCAGCGCAACGACATCAAGCTCGTGATCATCGACTATCTGCAGCTGATGCAGGCCGGTGGCTCGAAGCGGTCCGAGAGCCGTCAGCAGGAGGTCTCGGACATGTCCCGAAACCTCAAGCTGCTGGCCAAGGAGCTGGAGGTCCCGGTGATCGCGCTCTCGCAGCTGAACCGTGGCCCCGAGCAGCGTACGGACAAGAAGCCCATGGTCTCCGACCTGCGTGAGTCCGGCTCGATCGAGCAGGACGCCGACATGGTCATCCTGCTCCACCGCGAGGACGCGTACGAGAAGGAGTCCCCGCGAGCGGGCGAGGCCGACATCATCGTCGGCAAGCACCGTAACGGCCCGACGGCCACCATCACCGTGGCCTTCCAGGGCCACTACTCGCGCTTCGTGGACATGGCGCAGACCTGA
- a CDS encoding MATE family efflux transporter — MTPAPTTPRTGRRRHDREIVALAVPAFGALVAEPLFVMVDSAIVGHLGTPQLAGLGIAAALLMTAVSIFVFLAYATTAAVARRVGAGDLPAAIRQGMDGIWLALLLGAVVVALAIPSAPWLVDVFGASDTAAPYAVTYLRISSFGIPAMLVVLAATGVLRGLQDTRTPLYVAIGGFTANGILNVVLVYGAGLGIAGSAWGTVIAQVGMAVAYLIVVVRGARRHGASLRPDAVGIRASARAGVPLLVRTLSLRAVLMIATAVAARLGDADIAAHQIILSLWSLTAFALDAIAIAGQAIIGRYLGANDEKGAREACRRMVEWGIGCGIALGVLIMLARPLFIPLFTSDPAVKETLLPALLVVAVSQPIAGVVFVLDGVLMGAGDGRYLAWAMLVTLAVFAPVALLVPTLGGGLTALWWAMTLMMAVRLITLWVRTRSGRWIVTGATR; from the coding sequence ATGACCCCGGCCCCCACCACTCCGCGAACAGGCCGCCGACGGCACGACCGCGAGATCGTCGCCCTCGCCGTACCCGCGTTCGGCGCGCTGGTCGCCGAGCCCCTGTTCGTCATGGTCGACAGCGCGATCGTCGGACATCTCGGCACCCCGCAACTGGCCGGCCTCGGTATCGCAGCGGCCCTGCTGATGACCGCCGTCAGCATCTTCGTCTTCCTCGCCTACGCCACCACGGCCGCCGTGGCCCGACGGGTCGGCGCGGGCGATCTGCCCGCCGCGATCCGCCAGGGCATGGACGGGATCTGGCTCGCCCTGCTGCTCGGTGCCGTCGTCGTCGCGCTCGCCATCCCCTCGGCCCCCTGGCTCGTGGACGTCTTCGGCGCCTCTGACACCGCCGCCCCGTACGCCGTCACCTACCTGCGGATCTCCAGCTTCGGCATCCCGGCCATGCTCGTCGTCCTCGCCGCCACCGGCGTACTGCGCGGGCTCCAGGACACCCGGACCCCGCTGTACGTCGCGATCGGCGGTTTCACGGCGAACGGCATCCTCAATGTGGTCCTCGTCTACGGGGCCGGGCTCGGCATCGCCGGATCCGCCTGGGGCACGGTGATCGCTCAGGTCGGCATGGCCGTCGCCTATCTGATCGTCGTCGTCCGCGGAGCCCGCAGACACGGCGCCTCCCTGCGCCCCGACGCCGTCGGCATCAGGGCCAGCGCCCGCGCGGGTGTCCCCCTCCTGGTCCGGACCCTTTCGCTCCGAGCCGTCCTGATGATCGCCACCGCCGTGGCGGCCCGGCTCGGCGACGCCGACATCGCCGCGCACCAGATCATCCTCTCCCTCTGGAGCCTGACCGCGTTCGCGCTCGACGCCATCGCCATCGCGGGGCAGGCCATCATCGGCCGCTACCTGGGGGCGAACGACGAGAAGGGGGCCCGCGAGGCCTGCCGCCGCATGGTCGAGTGGGGCATCGGCTGCGGTATCGCGCTCGGGGTGCTGATCATGCTCGCCCGGCCTCTCTTCATCCCGCTCTTCACCAGCGATCCGGCGGTGAAGGAGACCCTGCTCCCCGCGCTCCTGGTCGTGGCGGTGTCGCAGCCGATCGCCGGAGTGGTCTTCGTCCTCGACGGCGTACTGATGGGCGCGGGGGACGGACGCTATCTGGCGTGGGCCATGCTGGTAACGCTGGCAGTCTTCGCCCCCGTCGCGCTTCTGGTGCCGACTCTCGGCGGCGGCCTCACCGCGCTCTGGTGGGCGATGACGCTGATGATGGCCGTCCGGCTGATCACCCTCTGGGTGCGTACCCGCTCCGGGCGGTGGATCGTCACCGGAGCGACTCGCTGA
- the rplI gene encoding 50S ribosomal protein L9 — MKIILTHEVSGLGTAGDVVDVKDGYARNYLVPRGFAIRWTKGGEKDVAQIRRARKIHEIATIEQANEVKAKLEAVKVRLAVRSGDAGRLFGSVTPADIASAIKAAGGPEVDKRRVELGAPIKTLGGHQVSVRLHPEVAAKLGVEVVAA, encoded by the coding sequence ATGAAGATCATCCTCACCCACGAGGTCTCCGGCCTCGGCACCGCCGGCGACGTCGTCGACGTCAAGGACGGGTACGCCCGTAACTACCTGGTTCCGCGTGGCTTCGCCATCCGCTGGACCAAGGGCGGCGAGAAGGACGTGGCGCAGATCCGCCGCGCCCGCAAGATCCACGAGATCGCGACGATCGAGCAGGCCAACGAGGTCAAGGCCAAGCTCGAGGCCGTCAAGGTCCGCCTGGCCGTTCGCTCCGGCGACGCCGGCCGGCTCTTCGGCTCGGTCACCCCGGCCGACATCGCTTCGGCGATCAAGGCCGCCGGTGGTCCCGAGGTCGACAAGCGCCGCGTCGAGCTCGGTGCGCCGATCAAGACGCTCGGCGGGCACCAGGTGTCCGTCCGTCTGCACCCCGAGGTCGCGGCGAAGCTCGGCGTCGAGGTCGTTGCTGCCTAA
- the rpsR gene encoding 30S ribosomal protein S18, giving the protein MAKPPVRKPKKKVCAFCKDKTQYVDYKDTNMLRKFISDRGKIRARRVTGNCTQHQRDVATAVKNSREMALLPYTSTAR; this is encoded by the coding sequence ATGGCGAAGCCGCCTGTGCGCAAGCCTAAGAAGAAGGTCTGCGCGTTCTGCAAGGACAAGACCCAGTACGTGGACTACAAGGACACGAACATGCTGCGGAAGTTCATTTCCGACCGCGGCAAGATCCGTGCCCGCCGCGTCACCGGCAACTGCACGCAGCACCAGCGTGACGTCGCCACGGCAGTCAAGAACAGCCGTGAGATGGCGCTGCTGCCCTACACGTCCACCGCGCGATAA
- a CDS encoding single-stranded DNA-binding protein, which yields MAGETVITVVGNLVDDPELRFTPSGAAVAKFRVASTPRIFDRQTNEWKDGEGLFLTCSVWRQAAENVAESLQRGMRVVVQGRLKQRSYEDREGVKRTVYELDVEEVGPSLKNATAKVTKTTGRGGQGGQGGYGGGGQQGGGNWGGGPGGGGQQGGGGAPADDPWATGAPSGGQQGGGGGWGGNPGNSGGSGGGYSDEPPF from the coding sequence ATGGCAGGCGAGACCGTCATCACGGTCGTCGGCAATCTCGTCGACGACCCCGAGCTGCGCTTCACCCCGTCCGGTGCGGCGGTCGCGAAGTTCCGTGTCGCGTCCACTCCCCGCATCTTCGACCGGCAGACCAATGAGTGGAAGGACGGCGAAGGCCTGTTCCTGACCTGCTCGGTCTGGCGTCAGGCGGCGGAGAACGTCGCGGAATCGCTCCAGCGTGGCATGCGCGTCGTCGTGCAGGGCCGGCTGAAGCAGCGGTCCTACGAGGACCGTGAGGGCGTCAAGCGCACGGTCTACGAGCTGGATGTCGAGGAAGTCGGCCCCAGCCTCAAGAACGCCACGGCCAAGGTCACCAAGACCACCGGTCGCGGCGGTCAGGGCGGCCAGGGCGGATACGGCGGCGGTGGCCAGCAGGGCGGCGGCAACTGGGGCGGCGGTCCCGGTGGCGGTGGCCAGCAGGGCGGCGGCGGTGCTCCCGCCGACGACCCGTGGGCGACCGGTGCGCCTTCCGGCGGCCAGCAGGGCGGCGGAGGCGGCTGGGGCGGAAACCCCGGCAACTCCGGCGGCTCCGGCGGCGGCTACTCGGACGAGCCTCCCTTCTAG
- the rpsF gene encoding 30S ribosomal protein S6 produces MRHYEVMVILDPDLEERAVSPLIENFLSVVREGNGKVEKVDTWGRRRLAYEIKKKPEGIYSVIDLQAEPAVVKELDRQMNLNESVLRTKVLRPEVH; encoded by the coding sequence ATGCGTCACTACGAGGTGATGGTCATCCTCGACCCCGATCTCGAGGAGCGCGCAGTCTCCCCGCTGATCGAGAACTTCCTCTCCGTCGTCCGTGAGGGCAACGGAAAGGTGGAGAAGGTCGACACCTGGGGCCGTCGTCGGCTCGCTTACGAGATCAAGAAGAAGCCCGAGGGCATCTACTCGGTCATCGACCTGCAGGCCGAGCCTGCGGTCGTCAAGGAGCTCGACCGCCAGATGAACCTGAACGAGTCGGTCCTCCGGACCAAGGTCCTCCGTCCCGAGGTCCACTGA
- a CDS encoding lipid II:glycine glycyltransferase FemX: MSLTLRTISREQHLAYIQSLPSASHCQVPAWADVKTEWRSENLGWFDKNGEIVGAGLVLYRQLPKIKRYLAYLPEGPVINWYAPNLDDWLQPMLAHLKQQGAFSVKMGPPVVIRRWDSAAIKSGIQDPDVKRLRDVEATHIEPRAFEVADRLRKMGWQQGEDGGAGFGDVQPRYVFQVPLANRSLEDVLKGFNQLWRRNIKKADKAGVEVVQGSYEDLAEWQRLYEITAVRDHFRPRPLSYFQRMWTVLNSEDPNRMRLYFARHNGVNLSAATMLVVGGHVWYSYGASDNIGREVRPSNAMQWRMLRDSYAMGATVYDLRGISDSLDENDHLFGLIQFKVGTGGEAVEYVGEWDFPLNKLLHKALDIYMSRR, translated from the coding sequence ATGAGCCTGACCCTGAGGACCATCAGCCGAGAGCAGCATCTGGCATACATCCAGAGCCTGCCCTCGGCCAGTCACTGCCAGGTCCCGGCGTGGGCTGACGTGAAGACCGAGTGGCGCTCGGAGAACCTGGGCTGGTTCGACAAGAACGGCGAGATCGTCGGCGCCGGCCTCGTCCTCTACCGCCAGCTGCCCAAGATCAAGCGCTACCTGGCGTACCTCCCCGAGGGCCCGGTCATCAACTGGTACGCGCCCAACCTGGACGACTGGCTCCAGCCGATGCTCGCCCACCTCAAGCAGCAGGGCGCCTTCTCCGTGAAGATGGGCCCGCCGGTGGTCATCCGCCGCTGGGACTCGGCCGCCATCAAGTCCGGCATCCAGGACCCGGACGTGAAGCGGCTGCGCGACGTCGAGGCCACCCACATCGAGCCGCGCGCCTTCGAGGTCGCGGACCGGCTGCGGAAGATGGGCTGGCAGCAGGGCGAGGACGGGGGCGCCGGTTTCGGTGACGTACAGCCCCGTTACGTCTTCCAGGTGCCGCTGGCCAACCGCTCCCTGGAGGACGTCCTCAAGGGCTTCAACCAGCTGTGGCGCCGCAACATCAAGAAGGCCGACAAGGCCGGTGTCGAGGTCGTCCAGGGCAGCTACGAGGACCTGGCCGAGTGGCAGCGGCTCTACGAGATCACGGCCGTCCGCGACCACTTCCGGCCGCGCCCGCTCTCGTACTTCCAGCGCATGTGGACGGTCCTCAACTCCGAGGACCCCAACCGGATGCGGCTCTACTTCGCCCGGCACAACGGTGTGAACCTCTCCGCCGCCACCATGCTCGTCGTCGGCGGGCACGTCTGGTACTCCTACGGAGCCTCCGACAACATCGGGCGCGAGGTCCGGCCGTCCAACGCCATGCAGTGGCGGATGCTCCGCGACAGCTACGCGATGGGCGCCACCGTCTACGACCTGCGCGGGATCAGCGACTCGCTGGACGAGAACGACCACCTCTTCGGCCTGATCCAGTTCAAGGTCGGCACCGGCGGCGAGGCCGTGGAGTACGTCGGCGAGTGGGACTTCCCGCTCAACAAGCTGCTCCACAAGGCGCTCGACATCTACATGTCGCGCCGCTGA